TTGGCCTGCGGCTGAATCTCACCTTCACGCCCAACCTCTCCTGGAACAACCTGGTGCAATACGAGAACCAAACCCGCTCCGCGGGCTGGAACAGCCGGTTGCGCTGGACCTTCCGCCCCGGCAGCGATGCGTACCTGGTTTTCAACCAGGGCATGGCCCTGGACGAGTGGCGGCTCAGCCGCCAGTGGAGCGAGCTTTCCTGCAAAGTGGTGGTGACCCTCCGTTTCTAGACTTAATTGCTCTCCCGCCGCCCCCCTTGATGCGGCTGCACTCGAAGGTTGTCACGCTTCCCGTGGCGGTTACAATCGCCTCATGCCAGTGCCCGTCATTTCCATTGCCCAGATGCGGGAGTGGGAAAATCAGAGCTGGGCGGCCGGACGCTCCGAGGCCGAGGTCATTCATCAGGCCGGCGCCGCTCTGGCCCGCGAACTCCAGTGTTGGTGGAAGCCGCATGAGCCCTTGCTCATCCTTGCCGGGCGCGGCCACAACGGGGACGACGCCCGGGCGGCGGCGGAATGTTTCCCTCCCGAAAAAGTCACCCTGCTGAATGTCCACGACCCCGCCGAGGCATTATCCGGGTTCAAGGCGGCTCGGCAACGGCACGCAAAAACCCCGGGCTGGATTGTGGATGGATTGTTTGGCATTGGCCTCAATCGTCCCCTGGGCGATGCCTGGCGCACGCTGGTGGAGGAAATCAATGCCTCCGGCTGGCCCGTGGCAGCGGTGGATGTGCCCAGCGGCCTGGATGCAGACACCGGCCAACCCCTCGGCGCCGCGGTGCGGGCCACCTTGACAGTGACTTTTGGCGCGCCCAAATGGGGGCTGTTGCAGCCCACGGCGGCGGAATACACAGGCCGCCTGCAGGTGGCGCCGGAAATTGGCCTGGTGCCATGCCCCTTTGCCGGCAAGGTGCAATGGACGTTGGCCGAGGATTTCGCCGGCTTTCCCCCGCTCCGACCCATCCATGGGCACAAGGGAAGTTTCGGCCATTTGGGCATTGTTGCGGGTAGCCCGGGTTACCACGGGGCCGCGGTCCTGGCGGCCTTGGGTGCGCAAAAGGCCCAACCCGGACTCATCACCGTGGCCACCATGGAAGGCACATATCTGCCCATTGCTGCACAATTACGCTCGCCCATGGTCACGGTGTGGACACCGCATACCTTTGAACAAAAACCGTGCAACGCCTGGCTGATGGGGCCGGGGCTGGCCGGTGCGCTGGAGCATCGCGACCTCAAGGAGGCGTTGCAGGCCCTCTGGCGCGACTTTCCCGGCCCCGTGGTGGCCGATGCCAGCGCCCTCGACATGCTGGCTCCCGGTCCTTCGGCCGGTTTGCGTGTCCTCACGCCGCACCCGGGGGAGGCGGCGCGATTGTTGAAATGCCCGGTGGCCGAAGTTTTGCGGGACCGCTGCGCGGCGGCACAAGCCTTGGAAGAACTCTTTCCCGGTGCCTGCATCGTGCTCAAGGGATGGCTCACGCTGGTGCATGAACGTAAAAGCGGGACGTTCCTCAATCCCACCGGCAATCCGCATCTGGCGCAGGGCGGGTCAGGGGACTTGTTGGCGG
This is a stretch of genomic DNA from Fontisphaera persica. It encodes these proteins:
- a CDS encoding NAD(P)H-hydrate dehydratase gives rise to the protein MPVPVISIAQMREWENQSWAAGRSEAEVIHQAGAALARELQCWWKPHEPLLILAGRGHNGDDARAAAECFPPEKVTLLNVHDPAEALSGFKAARQRHAKTPGWIVDGLFGIGLNRPLGDAWRTLVEEINASGWPVAAVDVPSGLDADTGQPLGAAVRATLTVTFGAPKWGLLQPTAAEYTGRLQVAPEIGLVPCPFAGKVQWTLAEDFAGFPPLRPIHGHKGSFGHLGIVAGSPGYHGAAVLAALGAQKAQPGLITVATMEGTYLPIAAQLRSPMVTVWTPHTFEQKPCNAWLMGPGLAGALEHRDLKEALQALWRDFPGPVVADASALDMLAPGPSAGLRVLTPHPGEAARLLKCPVAEVLRDRCAAAQALEELFPGACIVLKGWLTLVHERKSGTFLNPTGNPHLAQGGSGDLLAGYLAGWLAQPLAASQALTAIRYAVWEHGAAADRLQRRGAAWTMDNLAAELGAGKSVTP